A single genomic interval of Candidatus Poribacteria bacterium harbors:
- a CDS encoding formylglycine-generating enzyme family protein → MNRTYTLPTAGFLLILIVVICLGPVSTATAKEVHALLIILGNDVNIRKSVEKSEGRIKEVMRLLSYHCDVHLTLMKSEDELLGSMTKMTLVQGEPYGTISNKQGIIRGAHVKDYLHKLKPNPEDTVLVYYNGHGSIRSFDSEHVLNFDHSKDTVPRAKLREWLEQKPADLKMLITDTCSNYAETPGPELSVSFSEDLPKNRLYTEDLFLKHTGTLDVTAAAPGQFVFGSNRVGGYFTAALVESFTAAADGTLSAKETPDGFLSWEEVLAQCELKTANLFRHANFPGEQTAQTPIIHSLPSRIGDSPEDKTTATVDITSDPSGATVHIDGKVIGTTPLTYEIDTDMHGEHVMGEMTHAGYKASGALLTLKGGETTLWHVQLEAEMGPQHPYGAITWEKDGAEMVLIPAGEFQMGTPARESEHSPPNTVYVNEFYIDTHEVTRAQYEEFLKQTGHRPLPEETYTHAPAPNYPVVNVTWDDAVAYAAWAGKRLPTEVEWEKAARGGFVSQKYPWGNTAPDGTQSNLGGQDKHERIAPVGSYLSNAFGVYDMLGNVWEWCSDTTDPQHRVLRGNSWRELPRIAWLTERYLIPYPRQHLVGGAVGFRCVVGVDEVP, encoded by the coding sequence ATGAACCGCACATACACTTTACCAACTGCCGGATTTCTGCTAATACTGATAGTTGTTATCTGCTTGGGACCGGTATCTACCGCGACCGCCAAAGAAGTTCACGCGCTTCTCATCATACTCGGAAATGACGTGAACATCCGAAAAAGCGTCGAAAAGAGTGAGGGCCGTATAAAAGAAGTCATGAGGCTTCTCTCATACCATTGTGATGTCCATCTAACCCTCATGAAATCTGAGGACGAGTTACTCGGCAGCATGACGAAAATGACGCTGGTCCAAGGGGAACCTTACGGAACTATATCCAACAAACAGGGGATTATCAGAGGCGCACACGTGAAAGACTATCTTCACAAATTAAAGCCCAATCCAGAGGATACGGTCCTTGTTTACTACAATGGACACGGAAGTATTCGGAGTTTTGACAGCGAGCATGTGCTCAATTTTGACCATAGCAAAGACACGGTGCCTCGCGCAAAGTTGCGGGAATGGCTGGAACAAAAGCCAGCGGACTTGAAAATGCTCATTACTGACACCTGCAGCAACTATGCAGAGACCCCCGGGCCGGAATTGAGTGTTAGTTTCTCGGAAGATCTTCCCAAAAACCGCCTCTATACCGAGGACCTCTTCCTCAAACATACCGGGACTCTTGATGTCACTGCCGCCGCCCCCGGACAATTTGTGTTCGGAAGCAACAGAGTCGGCGGCTACTTCACGGCTGCCCTCGTTGAAAGTTTCACCGCTGCTGCCGATGGGACTTTATCCGCGAAAGAGACCCCTGATGGGTTTCTTTCTTGGGAGGAAGTGCTGGCACAATGCGAATTAAAAACCGCAAACCTATTTAGACACGCAAATTTTCCAGGTGAGCAAACAGCACAGACTCCCATCATCCATTCACTGCCATCAAGAATTGGAGATTCTCCAGAGGACAAGACAACCGCTACCGTGGACATCACAAGCGACCCGAGCGGTGCAACCGTTCATATCGATGGAAAAGTCATTGGTACAACCCCGTTAACTTATGAAATTGACACAGATATGCACGGTGAACACGTGATGGGCGAGATGACGCATGCGGGGTACAAAGCAAGTGGCGCACTACTCACCTTGAAGGGCGGCGAGACGACACTGTGGCATGTTCAATTGGAAGCGGAAATGGGACCGCAGCATCCTTATGGCGCAATTACATGGGAAAAAGACGGGGCAGAGATGGTGCTGATCCCCGCAGGCGAGTTTCAGATGGGCACGCCGGCACGAGAAAGTGAACATTCACCCCCCAACACTGTCTATGTCAATGAATTTTACATCGATACACACGAAGTCACGCGTGCCCAATACGAAGAATTCCTTAAGCAGACCGGACACCGGCCTTTACCAGAGGAAACTTACACCCACGCGCCGGCACCCAATTATCCCGTTGTGAATGTAACATGGGACGATGCGGTGGCGTATGCAGCGTGGGCAGGCAAACGTCTCCCGACAGAAGTAGAATGGGAAAAAGCCGCTCGCGGCGGGTTCGTCTCCCAAAAGTACCCATGGGGCAACACCGCTCCCGATGGCACGCAGTCTAATTTGGGTGGGCAGGATAAACATGAACGCATCGCACCCGTCGGAAGTTATCTCTCCAACGCGTTCGGTGTATACGATATGCTCGGAAACGTCTGGGAGTGGTGTAGCGATACAACCGACCCACAGCACCGCGTTTTGCGCGGCAACTCTTGGCGTGAACTCCCGCGCATCGCATGGCTCACCGAACGCTACCTGATACCTTACCCCCGGCAGCATCTCGTAGGAGGTGCCGTCGGATTCCGATGTGTGGTGGGTGTAGATGAGGTGCCGTAA